The following nucleotide sequence is from Streptomyces bathyalis.
ACGGCGACGGCCTCGTGGGCCGTGTCACGACCGTCAGCTCGTCCACCGCGACCGTGCTGCTCGCCAACGACCCCGACTTCTCCGTCGGTACCCGCATGGAGAAGAGCAGCGAACTCGGCTTCGCCACAGGTCGCGGCGGTGACGCCATGACCGTCCAGCTCCTGAACGGCAAGGCGAACGTGAAGAAGGGCGACCGGATAGTGACTTTCGGTTCCCGGAACAACAAGCCCTTCGTGCCGGGCGTGCCTGTGGGGACGGTCTCCAAGGTCGACAGGACGGCGGGTGACCTCACGCGCAGCGTCAACGTCCGTCCGTTCGTCAGCTTCAGCAAGCTCGACATCGTGGGTGTCGTCGTCCAGCCGCCGCGTACGGATCCGCGGGACGACGTGCTGCGGGCGAAGAAGCCGCCGAAGCCCAAGCCCGCGCCCACGGTGACCGTCACCAAGACGCCGAAGCCCGATGCTTCGGAATCCAGGAGCTGACCGATGTACATCAACCGGATCCTGCTCTCGGCCGTACTCGTCGTCGGCGCCCTGATCGCGCAGGTGAGCGTACTGGCGCGGCTTCAGCTGCCCGGTGCCGTGCCCGATCTGCTGCTGCTCGTCCTGCTCGGGCTGGCCATGGTCTACGGCCACACCGCCGGAGCCGTGACCGGCTTTCTCGCCGGGCTCCTCGCGGACCTCGCGCCGCCCGCGGAGCACGCGGTGGGCCGGTACGCGCTCGTGCTGTGCATCATCGGCTACGTGGCGGGCCTGACGAAGCCCGAGAGCACGCAGCACCGTTCGGCGA
It contains:
- the mreC gene encoding rod shape-determining protein MreC, whose amino-acid sequence is MRDTRESRLLLVLLIAIAFALITVDIRKAEQSPMDSARHVAASAFGPVENGVSAAVDPVGNSIAAVRDSGVRHDRISRLEAENAKLKQRLGSSDRHRARSQELDRLLKTAGAGGYGLKGAQVIGIGSAQGFSWTVTIDAGTKDGLARDMTVINGDGLVGRVTTVSSSTATVLLANDPDFSVGTRMEKSSELGFATGRGGDAMTVQLLNGKANVKKGDRIVTFGSRNNKPFVPGVPVGTVSKVDRTAGDLTRSVNVRPFVSFSKLDIVGVVVQPPRTDPRDDVLRAKKPPKPKPAPTVTVTKTPKPDASESRS